The following are encoded in a window of Paenibacillus polymyxa genomic DNA:
- a CDS encoding FecCD family ABC transporter permease gives MSKKGWSLIVVIVLLVGVMLYSAMTGSLKVDLSQLVTGLWTGTDDQVNVVKDLRLPRIFVSVMAGAALAVAGVLLQAVMKNPLADAGVIGISSGAALISLIAVTVFPALYFWMPFFSFIGGALACLMVYGFSWKSGLHPIRLILIGVAVNAIFSGLGQSFNYRGSYAVTSINQVTTSTLSMKKWVDVEVIVTYGGIGLILAMLVFSWCNFLSLQDKTAKNLGFNVTRARLLISVIAVLLAATATAIAGVIAFIGLLVPHCARYLVGSDHKWLIPFSALCGGLLLLLADTLGRTVLAPNEIPASIIMAVIGGPFLIFLIRKADRTYGH, from the coding sequence ATGTCCAAAAAAGGTTGGAGCCTTATTGTTGTAATTGTCTTGCTCGTTGGCGTCATGCTGTATTCAGCGATGACAGGCAGTCTCAAGGTGGATTTGAGTCAGTTGGTGACCGGATTGTGGACAGGTACAGATGATCAGGTGAATGTGGTCAAGGACCTGAGACTACCGAGAATTTTCGTGTCCGTAATGGCAGGTGCAGCCCTTGCAGTGGCGGGTGTTTTACTGCAAGCCGTCATGAAAAATCCGCTGGCGGATGCTGGGGTTATCGGCATTTCTTCGGGAGCGGCATTGATCTCGCTGATTGCGGTGACGGTCTTTCCGGCGCTTTATTTCTGGATGCCGTTCTTTTCATTTATTGGAGGTGCGTTAGCCTGCCTAATGGTTTATGGGTTTTCGTGGAAATCTGGCTTGCATCCGATTCGTCTCATTCTGATCGGGGTAGCTGTGAACGCCATTTTTTCCGGTCTAGGTCAGTCGTTTAACTATCGAGGCAGTTATGCGGTCACCAGTATTAACCAGGTCACTACATCAACCTTGTCTATGAAAAAATGGGTAGATGTCGAGGTTATTGTGACCTATGGCGGGATTGGGCTAATTTTAGCCATGCTCGTGTTCTCTTGGTGCAATTTCTTGTCCCTTCAAGATAAAACAGCTAAAAATCTAGGATTCAATGTAACGCGCGCACGACTTTTGATTTCTGTGATTGCAGTGCTGCTTGCAGCAACGGCTACAGCCATCGCAGGAGTAATTGCCTTTATCGGCCTGCTCGTTCCGCATTGTGCCCGCTACCTAGTTGGCTCGGATCATAAGTGGCTGATTCCATTTTCTGCATTATGCGGCGGCTTGCTGCTGCTGCTCGCGGATACACTGGGGCGGACGGTGCTTGCTCCCAATGAAATCCCGGCTTCTATTATTATGGCCGTCATTGGCGGGCCGTTCCTGATATTCCTGATCAGAAAGGCGGATCGCACCTATGGACATTAA